In Gimesia chilikensis, the DNA window AAGTCATCGAGTTCGTCTGCACTCGGCAGACGACGTTCGGAGACGTCCAGTGACTCGCTCATCAGGGTACCGTCTGAGTCCAGGTCTTCCAGACCCAGCGTATGACCCAGCTCGTGCATTACGACTGTCAGCAGATCCATCTGACCGAAGGCGTCGCTGCCGGAACCGGCCAGCAGGCTGCCGTCCAGCAGTGTGAACTCGCTGCTGTCCAGCGGCGTTCCATCGACGAACCAGCCGTAA includes these proteins:
- a CDS encoding matrixin family metalloprotease; its protein translation is YGWFVDGTPLDSSEFTLLDGSLLAGSGSDAFGQMDLLTVVMHELGHTLGLEDLDSDGTLMSESLDVSERRLPSADELDDFFSGIAGGDNPLLD